A region of Myxococcota bacterium DNA encodes the following proteins:
- a CDS encoding DUF938 domain-containing protein, which produces MGDSDAGDARRHAPATGRNTAPILSVLADALPAQGLVLEVASGTGQHAVAFARRFPGLTFQPTDRDPTALASIAAWRADAGVSNLSAPLRLDVAERPWPVERADAVLCINMIHIAPWEAALALLTGARDCLGSAAPLVLYGPYREHGAHTSDSNAAFDASLRERDPAWGVRDQEHVAAEADARGFALERVVPMPANNRALVFRRQSDA; this is translated from the coding sequence GTGGGAGACAGCGACGCGGGAGACGCCCGACGGCACGCGCCCGCGACCGGACGCAATACGGCGCCGATCCTCTCCGTGCTGGCGGACGCGCTCCCCGCGCAGGGGCTGGTGCTGGAAGTGGCGAGTGGGACCGGGCAACACGCCGTCGCCTTCGCGCGCCGTTTTCCCGGGCTCACCTTCCAGCCCACGGATCGCGACCCGACGGCGTTGGCCAGCATCGCGGCCTGGCGCGCCGATGCCGGCGTCTCCAACCTGTCCGCGCCACTTCGGCTCGACGTCGCCGAGCGCCCCTGGCCGGTCGAACGCGCCGATGCCGTCCTCTGCATCAACATGATCCACATCGCACCCTGGGAAGCGGCGCTGGCGCTGCTCACGGGTGCACGAGACTGTTTGGGATCTGCTGCGCCGCTCGTGCTCTACGGACCCTACCGGGAACACGGCGCCCACACGTCGGACAGCAACGCGGCCTTCGATGCGAGTCTGCGCGAGCGGGATCCGGCATGGGGCGTTCGCGATCAGGAGCACGTGGCAGCGGAAGCCGACGCCCGCGGGTTTGCCTTGGAGCGGGTGGTGCCGATGCCGGCGAACAACCGCGCGCTGGTGTTTCGGCGCCAGTCGGACGCGTGA
- a CDS encoding MATE family efflux transporter, producing the protein MPAPQQGTLRQEIRKMAVLGVPVAATQLSTMMLGFVDTVMVGRVSVEALSAAALANVWIFGTLMLANGILMGLDPVVAQAHGAGDGDRAGRALQTGLILALLLSVPIAIAWLYTDRFLLATGQDPRLVALAHEYTGVQILGIPFFLTYAALRQYLQGREHMRAALWVILIANGFNVLFNWMFIFGNGGFPALGLYGAGIATTATRILSFVGLLVWTLGFGLHRGAWVPWSRETWNPRRIAQLLRIGFPVGLQVSFEMWAFQAAALLAGRLGEVPLAAHTIAINMAALSFMVPLGLAQGAATRVGNRIGAGDPRTAQRAAWVSLAMGAAFMCLAALTFVLLRDVLPRIYTTERVVLEAASAILPIAAAFQIFDGTQAVGCGILRGMGRVRPAMIFNLVSYWCLALPLGAWLAFSQGWGLAGIWWGLVLGLGVVATSLVAWIRVRGPAHATALVTA; encoded by the coding sequence ATGCCCGCGCCACAGCAGGGAACCCTGCGCCAGGAAATCCGCAAGATGGCGGTTCTCGGGGTTCCCGTCGCGGCCACCCAGCTGTCCACGATGATGCTCGGGTTCGTCGACACCGTCATGGTGGGACGCGTCTCGGTCGAGGCTCTCAGCGCGGCCGCCCTCGCGAACGTGTGGATCTTCGGGACGCTGATGCTCGCGAACGGGATCCTGATGGGGCTCGACCCGGTCGTCGCGCAGGCCCACGGGGCAGGCGATGGAGACCGCGCCGGACGCGCGCTGCAGACCGGCCTGATCCTCGCGCTGCTCTTGTCGGTACCGATCGCGATCGCCTGGCTCTACACCGATCGTTTCCTGCTGGCGACGGGCCAGGACCCGCGCCTGGTCGCGCTCGCCCACGAGTACACGGGCGTACAGATTCTGGGGATCCCGTTCTTCCTGACCTACGCCGCGCTGCGCCAGTACCTTCAGGGCCGCGAGCACATGCGCGCCGCGTTGTGGGTGATCCTGATCGCGAACGGCTTCAACGTGCTGTTCAACTGGATGTTCATCTTCGGCAACGGCGGATTCCCGGCCCTCGGCCTCTACGGCGCCGGCATCGCCACCACGGCCACGCGCATCCTGAGCTTCGTCGGTCTCCTGGTCTGGACGCTGGGGTTCGGGCTGCATCGCGGAGCCTGGGTCCCCTGGTCGCGCGAGACCTGGAACCCGCGTCGCATCGCCCAACTCCTGCGGATCGGCTTCCCGGTCGGGCTCCAGGTGTCCTTCGAGATGTGGGCGTTTCAGGCCGCCGCCCTGCTCGCGGGGCGCCTGGGCGAGGTCCCCCTCGCGGCACACACGATCGCGATCAACATGGCCGCGCTCTCGTTCATGGTGCCCCTCGGTCTCGCCCAGGGAGCCGCCACCCGGGTCGGCAACCGGATCGGCGCGGGAGATCCACGCACGGCGCAGCGGGCCGCCTGGGTCTCGCTGGCCATGGGCGCGGCGTTCATGTGCCTCGCGGCCTTGACCTTCGTCTTGCTCCGCGACGTTCTGCCGCGCATCTACACGACGGAGCGGGTCGTGCTCGAGGCCGCGTCGGCGATCCTGCCGATCGCCGCGGCCTTCCAGATCTTCGACGGCACCCAGGCCGTCGGTTGCGGAATCCTGCGTGGGATGGGACGCGTACGACCGGCGATGATCTTCAACCTGGTCAGCTACTGGTGCCTCGCCCTTCCCCTCGGCGCCTGGTTGGCGTTCTCCCAGGGCTGGGGTCTCGCGGGGATCTGGTGGGGCCTGGTGCTGGGCCTGGGCGTCGTGGCGACCTCGCTGGTCGCGTGGATCCGCGTGCGCGGGCCCGCGCACGCCACCGCATTGGTCACGGCCTGA